GACCATCTTTCCGCGTCAAGATACTGCTTTCCTTCAAGGTACGCTCCAAGGTGGTTAAGGATATCCTTGGGCAGCAGCTTTTCATAAATGTCCGAGTACTCTCCGTAGCGTTTGGACACGGTCTCAAGCATCTTTTCCCTGCTCACCGTCACAGGCACAGGCACAGGGCCGTAGTATTCGGACACTCCTGCTATCTCCGTGGACGCAGGCCTGTGGTTCCTTCCATTATAATAAACTGCAAGATCGAACATTGTCTTGACAACCTGGCGAAACATCGGGATAAGGGAGGATTCAGGGTCTACGTATTTGGTAGTGGACTCATGGAGTTTTAGCCCCAGCATGGCTTCCCTTATCCTGCGCTTCTCAGCAGATGCCACCGTGGTGATGAATATATCTATCCCGAAGTCCGAAGGGAACAGGGGGTGGGTGCGCAGTATCTCCATGAGCTTGCTGGATATGCAGAACTCTCCTCCGATGGGCTGTCTGATATCGGCTCCATAGTATGCTCTTGTGAAGGGGTAGGCAAGGTTGTTCGTGATGACCCCGTCAAATTTGTCACGCACATAGAAAGGCACCACAAGATCCGTCCGGCCGTAGAGCACGGGCCTGACCATTTCCTGTATCCACTCGCCCTTGACCGAGAGCAGGTCCCCATCCACAAAAGCAACAGCCTTGGAGTTGAGCCTGTGTGCGATCTCCATTACAGTGCGTATCCCTTCTCCCTTTCCAGGGGCGCCCATTTGCTCTACAACGATCTTTTTCACAGGCGCCAGCTCGAAAAGTCCTGCAAGCTCCGCTGTCCTGTCCGTCGAGAAGCCATCTGACACTACCACAAGCGTATTGTAGGGAGAAAGGTACTGCAATATGCCTTCCCTCACGACGTTCATTACGTGCAGTATCGTAGGCTCGACATTCTTTGTAAGGATTCCCACAACAACATCTATCTCTCCTATGTCCTCCAGCTGTTCCTCTATGCCGCGATTGATTTCCATGTTATCTCCGCATCTTATTTTTACAGGTTTTAGATTTGCATCGACAGTTAGCGTCAAATCAGTTAGTTTTTGAGCGAACTTCTACTTAAATAAACTCTTTTAAAAAAAGGATATGTTTTTTTATTGAGGAAGTAAATGTATCATCCCTTTACGGGCTGTGGTCACTGCAGTATCACGAATATTTGAGAAAAAAGGCCCATCCGTTAAAAAAAGTAAGCTTGGGAGCAGGCTCTGTCTGCGATCTCCCCGGCTTTTGATCTAAGCAAGAGCTGTGATTGATCACTTCTGTGAAGAAATTCTTTCATCAGCACTCTTGAGAATACTGAGCAGCATGTCCTCGTATGACATACCTGCAAGCTTTGCCATCTTGGCCAGGTGGCCGTCCCAGCACCATCCCGGGTTCGGGTTCACTTCCAGCAGCTTGGGATTACCTGCGGCATCCAGTCTCCAGTCAAGGCGGGTATAGTCCCTGCACTCCAGCCTGCTGATAAGCTTGAGGCTGCACTCTATGATCTTTTCCTCGGCATCCCTTGGAAGGTCTGCAGGAACCGATTTGATCTTCCAGTAAGGTGATTCCGGTATCCATTTGGCTTCATATCCGCACACCCTTGGCAGGTCTTCAGGAAGCTCGGAATAGTCTTCTTGGATGATAGGGAGCACATTATAACTTTCAGGCGGGTTGCCTATGATGCCTATGCTCAGGTCCTTTCCGGTAAGGAATTCCTCAATGAGTATCGGCTTGTCGTACCCCAGGCCCTCTCTAATATCATAGATGGCCCTGACAACCTCGTCATAGCTGTTGCATACGCTGTGCTGGTTGAGCCCGAAGCTGGAGTCACCGAAGTTCGGCTTCACGATGACAGGGAAGCCCATGGGCAGTTCGAACATGCTGTCCTCTGCCTTCACGACTATACCTTCAGGAACCGGGACTCCCAGGTCCTTTGCAATTCCTCTCACAAGCGCCTTGTCATAGCAGAAGGCAAGGCACTGCGGTCCTGAGCCTGTGTAGGGAATACCAAGCATCTCCAGCAGTGCAGGCACATGTAATTCTCTCCTGGGGTCGTTGCTGTAGCCCTCATCACACAGGTTGAATACGAAATCCACCTTGCCTTTAAGTTTTGCAAGGTCGGAGATCAGTGTGTCGTGGTTGTTCAGGTATTTGAAAGAATAACCTTCGGCCGACTGGATGCTTCCCTTGAGCTGGTCGATGGTATACAGGTCGTCGTCGTCAAAGACCCCGCAGGGTTTCAGCTCATCCCTCTTCTTTGGATCGCCGAACACGACCACAACGTTCTTTTCAACGTCCTTTGCCTTCTTTTTCTTCGGCGTCCATTCCTTCTTGAGAGATGCGGTGACGAAAATGCGCCTTTCCATCATACCCAGGTCCTGGTTTCTCAGGGTCTCCGACTTAACGAAATCCACGATCTCGACATCGGTAAATTCCGCTTTCTTCAGAAGTTCCACAAGGCCCTCACTGGTGTACAGGCGCTCTGCGTAGAACTGGTCTGCAATAACGCCTGATGTTTCATTGACAATAACCTCTCTGGATATCAGTTTCTGTCCGTCTGTCGATATGGAGCGCTCCCGGCATACGAAGTTGTGCTTGTCTATCCATTCCCATGATCTTGGCTGATAATTCTCCTTCAGGTAGGAACCGTCAGCAACGTCGAGCAGGACCTTTCCCCAGGGTTTGAGTATCCTCTTAACTTCTTTCAGTACCCTCAGGTCCTCCTCCGATGTTTCGAAATAGCCAAAACTGTTGCCAAGGAGCATTACTGCATCAAAGGTGTCTGTGGCATAGGGGGTTTTCCTGGCATCCCCTTCCCTGAACTTGACACCAAGCCCTTCCTTCTTTGCAGTGGCCTTTGCCCTCTGGATAAGATAGTGGGACCTGTCGAGTCCTTCCACATTCTTTACACCTCTTCTTGCAAGCTCCAGCGCATGCCTTCCCTGCCCGCAGCACAGGTCAAGCACGTGGCTCTCCGGCGTCAGCTTGAGAATATTATGAAAAGTGTCTATTTCCTGCCTGGTGATGGAAGCATCGTCCACGATGTCCGCATCGGTCTTCAGGTAAAGGGAATTGAATATTTTTTTCCACCAGTCAGGATTCACATGTTCTTCGAGATGTGAGACAGGCCCGAGTGTCTTGGGCCTGTTTTTACACTTATTGTGGTAGTTTCTGGCTTTATTTTTCATCAGGTATTTCCCTCTGAATTGTGAACTGTATCAGTCGATACATTTAAACTGGAAATACGAATCCTAAGAATAAAAATCTATGTTCACAAAGGAATTTTTCAGGATGCTGCATATTTTATATTACATGGAATTTAAATATCTGCAAAAACCACTGGGAAAAAACCGGCATCAGAAGTCAGTGAGAAAAGTCTGCCTTTCATCTATCCTGTCGAGCTTGCTAACTCCCACTCCCAGCAGCCTGAACCTGCCGCATCCCATGAATTCCTCCATAAGCTCGATAGCTACCTTTGCTATGGATTCCCTGTCATTGGTAGCTGCATGCAGTGTCCTGGCGCGGGTATAGGTCCTGAAGTCTTCAAAACGCACCCTGATACTGACCGTCCTGAACCTGAACCTCTTTTTTTCAAGGTCGGTATGCACCTTTACGGCAAGTTCGCGCAGGACCTTTTCTATGATCGCAGGATTGGAGATATCCTCATCAAAGGTATCCTCGGTGCTGATGGATTTTACTTCCTCTCTCTCCTTTACCTCCCTCAGGTCAATACCGTTGGCAAGCTGGTTCATTACAATGCCATATCTTCCAAAGCGGGATATGAGGAACTGCACGTCTGCACCGGCAAGCTGCCCGACTGTCTCTATGCCAATCTCCTTCAGCAAAGGTTCTGTCTTCTTACCGATACCGGGTATCCTTGACACAGAAAGAGGGTGCAGGAAACTTCTGACTTCTTCTGGCCTCACCACGGTCAGACCATCGGGCTTGTTCATGTCGGAAGCTATCTTGGCTATGACCTTGTTGGGTGCGACACCCACCGAGCAGCTCAGTCCCTGCCTGCGCATCACCTCGTTCTTGATCTTCCGTGCAAGCAGGGTGGCTGACAGGTAATCCTCTATGCTGTCGCCCACATCCAGATAGGCTTCATCGACGCTGACCTGCTGGAACCTGTCCGCAAACATGCGCAGCACTTTCATGATCCTGTCCGAGGTTTCCTTGTATAGCTGCATATTCACAGGCAGGTAGACCGCTTCGGGGCAGAGTCTATACGCCCTGGATATGGGCATTGCGGAGTGGATGCCAAACTTCCTGGCCTCATACGAACAGGTACTGACAACCCCTCTCCCTTTCCCTCCCTTTGGATCGGAACCCACCACAACAGGCAAACCCCTGAGTTCGGGGCGCTCCCTTACCTCCACGGAAGAATAGAAGCTATCCATGTCCACATGCATTGTTATCCTGCTGCGCGATGGGCCGTTCATTTACCTGTTTTTATATAATAACTACTTTAATTAAATTATGGCTAGCGTCCTGAAAGTGTTTGTCTTTCAGGGTCCGAAATATTATTAAGGCTTTAACTGAGTTTCAGGTGAATAATGTACATATATATTGCAATGTCTGCTTATCTGGTCGTTCTCTTCCTGACCCTGCGCGATATCCGCATATACAGGCGCACAGGCCTGGCGTCTTACAGGAAAGGGGCCTTTAAAGGCCTTATAGCTTCAACTGTGGTGCTTGCGGGTACCCTGCTTACCCCCGCACTGCCTGAACCGGGGCTACTTATAGTTTTTATCGGGCTCTTCATAAACCGTAAAGGTATCCGGGAAAAGGTGTTCAGGGACGCAGGTACCATGGACAGGCTGCTTGGCAAGACCGACATCTAACTAAGGTTTAAGGTCAACTCCGGCAATCCAAAAGGTATAAATGTAAGTGTATTTATTATAAGCCGTTACAACTTATTGTCATAAAGTTTACAGTTTCATCACTACCAATGGAGAATCATCATGGGAAATATAAGACAGAACAATATCAAGACTATCTCACTCCGCTTAATTGACAAGTATGGCGACTCCTTTACAGGGGACTTCGACGCAAACAAGCTCCTTGTAACAAAGTACACCACCATCGAGAGCAAGGTTATCAGGAACCGTGTTGCAGGTTACGTAACAAGAAAGATCACACACAAGCCCAAAGAGTAAGCCTTTGAAGGGATGCCCCATGTTCGAAGGAGTTCTACCTGCGCTTGTAACCCCCTTCACAAAGGACAATAAGATCGACTGCGAAAGTTTCAGGAAGATCGTCTCCTTTGTGGAAGAAGGCGGTGTTTCAGGCATCGTGGCCTGTGGCACGACCGGTGAATCGGCAACCCTCTCAATGGCGGAACATAAGCAGCTCATTGACCTTTCCATTGACTGCGCCAATGTTCCGGTTGTAGCCGGAACGGGTTCCAATAACACGGTGGAAGCGATAGAACTTACGAAACATGCGGCTGATGCAGGGGCTGATGCAGCTCTTGTGATTTCTCCCTATTATAACAAGTCCAACAGGGCAGGGCTTCTTGCTCATTTTAAGTCCATAGCGGACTCTGCTGACATCCCTATCATTTTGTATAACGTACCTTCCCGCACCGGGCAGGATATTTCCGCAGAGCTCATCGCCGAGCTTGCAAAGGTGGGCAATATCGTGGCTGTCAAGGAGGCAAGCGGAAGCGTTGAGAAAGTCTCCCGTATCCTTGAACTTACCGCAGATGAGGATTTTGATGTCCTTTCCGGTGAGGATGGCCTGACACTCCCAATACTATCTGTGGGCGGCGTGGGTGTCATCTCAGTTGTCGCGAACGTGGTGCCCGGTATGATGGTAAGGCTCGTGGACGCAGCCTGTAAGGGCGACCTGAGGACTGCGAGGGAAATGCATTTCAAGATGGCTCCCCTCACGCGCGCTCTGTTCTCCGAGACAAACCCCATACCTGTCAAGCGTGCCATGGAACTCATGGGACTCTCAAGAGGCGATCTCAGGCTCCCGCTGGCACCGCTCAGCGAAGAGAATGACAGGATACTGAAAAGCACACTTCGTGAACTCGGGTGCATAGCATGATCAAAGTAGCAGTCACAGGCGCTTCAGGAAAGATGGGCAAGCTCATTCTTTCCAATATCCTCAGATTTGAGGATCTTAAGCTTTCAGCAGCTTTTGACTTGGTCAATATAGGAATGGACGTGGGAGAGGTTGCCCAGCTAGGCACACTGAACGTCCCGATCTCCGATATAAAGGACCTGGAATCCGTACTGAAGTCTTCAGGCACGGACGTACTGATCGATTTCACAATCGCCCAGGCAACCATCGTCAATGCTCCAAGGGCTGCAGCATGCGGTGTCAGTCTTGTCATCGGTACCACCGGTCTGAGCGATGAGCAGAAAGCAACCATAAACGATGCAATCCTGAAGAACAATGTTGCAGGCATCATATCTCCCAACTACTCTGTAGGTGTCAGTGTCTTCTTCCGGATATTGAAGGAGGCAGCCAAGTATCTGGGGGAGATGGATGTGGAGATCATCGAAGCCCATCACAACCAGAAAAAAGACGCTCCAAGCGGCACTGCGCTCAAGGCTGCTGACGTTATCAGCGAGGTCCTTGGCGGCAGGGAATATGTTTACGGCCGCGAGGGAATAGCCCCAAGAGGCAGGGAAATAGGTATTCATGCCGTGCGCGGCGGGGATATCGTGGGTGACCACACAGTGCTTTTCGCAGGCGATGGCGAGAGGATCGAGATAAAACACCAGGCTCATTCCCGTCAGGCTTTTGCAGGCGGTGCGGTGAAAGCGGCTCTCTGGATAGGCAGTGCGAAACCCGGTGTCTATACCATGGAAGACATCCTCGGATTGTAAAAGCCGGTTTTCTTTCCTTTTTTGCTGTCTGACAAGTGTGTTTAAAAACAACGCACTTTATATTCATCTTTTATTAATATAGTTATTATATATTCTCATAAATGCTTACAAACCATAGCATTTTGCATAGATTAAAATTATATATTTAGTATTATATATAGCCTCATGTAGAAGCTGACTCCACATCAGACTCTGCCTATATTGATACCTCCAAATCCTGTTTCTATTTATTTTATCAATTACAGCAAGTGTTTTGCAATATCCTCGGAGATTGACCTTCCGCAATATGTGCATCTCAGTCTCAGGCTCTCCTCTACAGAAACATCGAACTTGGAAGTAACCGGCTCATTGCTGTTCGATATGCAATTTGGGTTCACGCATCTGACAACACCTTCCACAAAGGTCGGGATATGCACTTTCTTTTTCTGGGAAACATTGAAGTTGCGGATGATGTTGATAGTGGCATTGGGTGCTATCAGGGCTATCTTGTCCACTTCACGGACGTTCAGCTCCCTGTTCTCTATCTTGACAACGTCCTTGATGCCGAACTTACCGGGCGAGTTCAGGAGCACGCTCACAACACCCTGTGAGGAGTCCGGGATGCCAAGGATCTTTAGCACATTGAGGGCCTGGCCCGCATTAATGTGATCTATCACAGTGCCGTTCTCTATCCTCTTGACCCTTAGTTCCTGCTCTTCGTTCATATCTCGATCGCCCCCAATACGAGTGCAAGCAGCGCCATCCTGACAGGCACTCCGTAGAAAGCCTGCTTGAAATAGCATGCATGTTGTGTTTCGTCCACTCCTGTGTCTATCTCGTTGACCCTGGGGAGCGGGTGCATTATCCTGAGTTCCGGCCTGGCATCTGTCAGCAGTTCCGGCGTGATTTTCAACCTGTTGGCTACCTTCTCGTACTCGGCGGGATCGGGGAACCTTTCTTTCTGGATGCGGGTCATATATATCACATCGACCTCGTTGATGGCATCCTCTATGGTATCAGTTTCTGTGACCTTTGCGCCCCTTTTCTCAAGGTCGCTTATTATCTCCTCGGGCATCCTGAGCTCCCTTGGTGATATCAGGGTGATCTCCGCACCGTAAAGGGATAGCGCATAGCACAGTGAGTGGACGGTCCTGCCGTATTTCAGGTCTCCTGCAAGCGCGATCTTGAGCCCCTCGAGGCGGCTTTCCCTCTTGATGGTGTACAGGTCGAGCAGGGTCTGGGTCGGATGGTGGCCTGCCCCGTCGCCTGCATTCAGTATGGGGATAGTGGAGAACTCTGCTGCAAGCTGTGCGGCTCCTTCCTTTGGATGCCTGAGCACAATAGCATCAGCATAACCGTCCACGACCCTTATTGTATCTGCAAGTGTCTCTCCCTTTGCGATAGAGCTGGCATCCACAGATCCCAGGTTGAGCACATCCCCTCCCAGACGGTACATTGCCGTTTCAAAGGACATGCGTGTCCTTGTGCTGGGCTCAAAGAAAAGCACTGCCAGGATCTTGCCTGTGAGCAGGCCGGACCTCTGTTTGCCAAGAGCTATCGGCTCCATTCTTTCTGCTGTCTCCAGGATGCTGTCGATCATGTCCCTGGAGAACGATGTCATTGAGATGATGTGGTGGCCCTTAAATTTCATCGGGTAATAAAGGAATTACATGAGATAAATGTTTACTGATGGGAACACTCCCGTGTAGTTCCAGAAGGGCCTTTCTTTTATCTTCCGGATTATTTACCAAGATTAGATTTATAGGTTCTAAAGTATTTACTAGTACAGAAAATAAATGAAGGTGATCTTATCAGACCCATAATCCAGGTTGCACTCGATCTCCTGGAAACTGACCGTGCCATCCGGATAGCCACAGAGGCTCTGGAAGGGGGCGCGGACTGGATAGAGGCAGGCACCCCTCTGATCAAAAGCGATGGAATGGATGCCATAAGAAGGCTCAAAACAGCATTCCCCGAAAGGACTCTGGTGGCCGACATGAAGATAGCCGACACCGGAGCCATGGAAGTGGAGATGGCGGCAAAAGCGGGTGCGGATATTGTGGTTGTTCTCGGAAGTGCTGATGATTCCACAGTACTTGAGGCTGTAAGGGCTGCAAAGAAATACGGTGTCAGGATCATGGCCGACCTGATCTCGTCACCGGAGCCCGTATCCCGTTCAAAGGAGCTTGAGCGGATGGGTGTTGACTACATAAACGTCCATGCCGGTATCGATCAGCAGATGACTGGCCGTGACTCGCTCACCATTATGAAGGAAGTCGTGAAGGAGGTGAGTATCCCTGTTGCGGTTGCAGGAGGTCTTGATGCATCCTCGTGCGCATGGGCAGTGAATGCCGGCGCCAGGATAGTGATCGTGGGAGGCAACATCGTCCGCTCATCGGATGTGATCTCTTCTGCCAGGGCTGTAAGGACCAGCATTGATGCGCCTTGCAGTATATCTGACTCAGGAAAAAGCCGCAAGGATGAGATACGGGACATCTTCATGTCTGTCTCCACTCCTAACATATCCGACGCCATGCATCGCAAGGGTGCCATGCAGGACATCTTTCCCATGCTGAGTGGAAAGAAAATGGTGGGTACCGCAGTCACGGTCCAGACCTTCAGAGGTGACTGGGCAAAGCCTGTTGAGGCTATTGATGTGGCTGGCAGGGGTGATGTCATAGTGATATACAACGGCAGCAGGCATATTGCTCCTTGGGGCGGCCTTGCCACCCAGAGCTGCCTGGGCAAGGGAATCGCGGGCGTGGTGGTTGACGGGGCCGTGCGGGACATTGACGATATCAGGAAAATGGACCTTCCCGTGTTTGCCACATGCCATGTCCCCAACGCAGGGGAACCCAAGGGTTTTGGCGAGATAAACTCTGAGATCGTATGCGGTAACCAGGCAGTAAGGCCCGGCGACTATATTGTGGGAGACGACAACGGTGTCGTTGTCATCCCCCGGGAGCGCGCCTATGAGATAGCAAGGCGTGCAAAGGAAGTTGAAAAGACCGAGCAACGCCTGTCCGAGGAGATAAGGAGAGGAGCCACCTTATCCGAGGTCATGCAGCTGAAAAAATGGGAAAAACATTGAAAGACCTTGTAAAACGGAGATACCGCGAATGATGGAACTGCTTAAAGTGCTTGCCTGCATGCCTTTTTTACTCTACGCCTGCTACTCCGACATAAAGAGCCGCAGGGTCGTGAACGAGGTATGGGTGGCGATGTTTGGTGTATGCTATGTGTTCATCCTCTACGACTTCATGACACTCGGGATGCCGTACCTTATCAGGAACTTGCTGACATTTGCGCTGATCTACCTTTTCGTGTACGTCCTCTTCTATTTCGGGGCCTTTGGTGGTGCCGACGCCAAGGCGCTCATGGTGATCTCGCTCATTGTGCCGACCTTCCCTGCTATCACCATAGCCGGCGCCAGCCTGCCTATTCAGGGGACTCCCCTCTTCGACATTTTCGCATTCAGTGTCTTCGGTAACTCCATCATACTCACAGTAGTGGTTCCCATAGGGCTTTTCATTTACAATCTACTCCATAACCCTCTGAGGGAATCGCTTAGAAAACCATTATACATGTTCATCGGCTACAGGACCTCTGTATCCGGACTTGGTAAAAGTCACATACGCATGATTGAATCCTACAAGGACACACCTAATGGCGTTAAGTTCAGCTTGGCAAGGTCCGGCACCGAGCTGACATCCGACGTTATTGCCCAGCTCAGGGGACACGTCAGGGCAGGCAGGATGGAGGACAGCGTGTGGGTAACGCCGGGCCTTCCGTTCATGATACCAATTACTGCCGGATTCATCACTGCGGTGGTGTTCGGGGACCTGATATTCTATCTGACCATACAGTTCCTGATGATGTGAACAAGTTCGGGCCGCATGGATTGCGATCAGGGTTCATTTTCCCTGTTCATCATCTCCGCCCACACTTCCCTTATCTCCTCTTCCGAGAAGGAATCTCCCAGCTTGGCTCTTGCCAGGATGACCATTTCCCTTTCAAGCCCGCTGATGGTCCTCAGGATGGTCTCGCGCTTTGATCCGGGTTTGCCGTCCCCCTTGTCCTTTGTCGGCATCTCCGGAGCCACGAGGTCCTGCATGGTCTTTTTCTTAAGTGGTGAATGGGCCTTTTCTTCTGGAGTCTTGGGAGAGCCACCGTTCTGCTCCTCGTAGTACTTGCTGATCTCCCTGAGGAAAATGTCCCCGTACTTTTTCAGCTTATACTCGCCCACGCCTGTTATCCTGAGCATCTCTTCCTTGGTGGAGGGCTTTTTTGCAGCCATCTGCTTGAGGCTTGTGTCCGCGAACACGATGTAGGGCGGGACATCCTGAAGCTCGGCCATTTCCTTCCTGAGGTTCTTGAGCCGCTCGAAAAGCTTGCTGTCACCGCTCTGCGCAGCTTTTCTGGGTGGGGCAGCTGGTGGCTTCATTGGCCTGACAGGTATGTCCGGCTCATATATCTCCTCGTCCTCCGGACCCTGCGTGTCAGGGAACTCCAGTGCAGCTGTCCTTGTGAGGGTTACAGTCCTCGAGCCCTGCATCACTTCCCTGCTGGCCCTGGTAAGTTTCAGAAGAGGGTACCTGCTACCCTCTACAGAGAATATGCCCTGCTGCACCATCTCCCGTGCGATGTCAAGCCATTCTGATCGGTGGAGGCGGCATCCGGAATTGTAAGTCTCGAGTTTCTCATGCTTCTTTTCCTTGATCTTCTTCGTGTTGGCGCCGCACACCACATCGATAACATGGTTCATGCCGTAGC
This DNA window, taken from Methanolobus chelungpuianus, encodes the following:
- a CDS encoding glycosyltransferase family 2 protein, with protein sequence MEINRGIEEQLEDIGEIDVVVGILTKNVEPTILHVMNVVREGILQYLSPYNTLVVVSDGFSTDRTAELAGLFELAPVKKIVVEQMGAPGKGEGIRTVMEIAHRLNSKAVAFVDGDLLSVKGEWIQEMVRPVLYGRTDLVVPFYVRDKFDGVITNNLAYPFTRAYYGADIRQPIGGEFCISSKLMEILRTHPLFPSDFGIDIFITTVASAEKRRIREAMLGLKLHESTTKYVDPESSLIPMFRQVVKTMFDLAVYYNGRNHRPASTEIAGVSEYYGPVPVPVTVSREKMLETVSKRYGEYSDIYEKLLPKDILNHLGAYLEGKQYLDAERWSEIVWRMFEEYSETNDVRLVDALRVMWLTRFIGFYNECKDMDFCEAEARIRENAIIFEEIKGDVLGEAA
- a CDS encoding methyltransferase domain-containing protein yields the protein MKNKARNYHNKCKNRPKTLGPVSHLEEHVNPDWWKKIFNSLYLKTDADIVDDASITRQEIDTFHNILKLTPESHVLDLCCGQGRHALELARRGVKNVEGLDRSHYLIQRAKATAKKEGLGVKFREGDARKTPYATDTFDAVMLLGNSFGYFETSEEDLRVLKEVKRILKPWGKVLLDVADGSYLKENYQPRSWEWIDKHNFVCRERSISTDGQKLISREVIVNETSGVIADQFYAERLYTSEGLVELLKKAEFTDVEIVDFVKSETLRNQDLGMMERRIFVTASLKKEWTPKKKKAKDVEKNVVVVFGDPKKRDELKPCGVFDDDDLYTIDQLKGSIQSAEGYSFKYLNNHDTLISDLAKLKGKVDFVFNLCDEGYSNDPRRELHVPALLEMLGIPYTGSGPQCLAFCYDKALVRGIAKDLGVPVPEGIVVKAEDSMFELPMGFPVIVKPNFGDSSFGLNQHSVCNSYDEVVRAIYDIREGLGYDKPILIEEFLTGKDLSIGIIGNPPESYNVLPIIQEDYSELPEDLPRVCGYEAKWIPESPYWKIKSVPADLPRDAEEKIIECSLKLISRLECRDYTRLDWRLDAAGNPKLLEVNPNPGWCWDGHLAKMAKLAGMSYEDMLLSILKSADERISSQK
- the dinB gene encoding DNA polymerase IV, with the translated sequence MNGPSRSRITMHVDMDSFYSSVEVRERPELRGLPVVVGSDPKGGKGRGVVSTCSYEARKFGIHSAMPISRAYRLCPEAVYLPVNMQLYKETSDRIMKVLRMFADRFQQVSVDEAYLDVGDSIEDYLSATLLARKIKNEVMRRQGLSCSVGVAPNKVIAKIASDMNKPDGLTVVRPEEVRSFLHPLSVSRIPGIGKKTEPLLKEIGIETVGQLAGADVQFLISRFGRYGIVMNQLANGIDLREVKEREEVKSISTEDTFDEDISNPAIIEKVLRELAVKVHTDLEKKRFRFRTVSIRVRFEDFRTYTRARTLHAATNDRESIAKVAIELMEEFMGCGRFRLLGVGVSKLDRIDERQTFLTDF
- a CDS encoding 30S ribosomal protein S17e, with protein sequence MGNIRQNNIKTISLRLIDKYGDSFTGDFDANKLLVTKYTTIESKVIRNRVAGYVTRKITHKPKE
- the dapA gene encoding 4-hydroxy-tetrahydrodipicolinate synthase — translated: MFEGVLPALVTPFTKDNKIDCESFRKIVSFVEEGGVSGIVACGTTGESATLSMAEHKQLIDLSIDCANVPVVAGTGSNNTVEAIELTKHAADAGADAALVISPYYNKSNRAGLLAHFKSIADSADIPIILYNVPSRTGQDISAELIAELAKVGNIVAVKEASGSVEKVSRILELTADEDFDVLSGEDGLTLPILSVGGVGVISVVANVVPGMMVRLVDAACKGDLRTAREMHFKMAPLTRALFSETNPIPVKRAMELMGLSRGDLRLPLAPLSEENDRILKSTLRELGCIA
- the dapB gene encoding 4-hydroxy-tetrahydrodipicolinate reductase, which encodes MIKVAVTGASGKMGKLILSNILRFEDLKLSAAFDLVNIGMDVGEVAQLGTLNVPISDIKDLESVLKSSGTDVLIDFTIAQATIVNAPRAAACGVSLVIGTTGLSDEQKATINDAILKNNVAGIISPNYSVGVSVFFRILKEAAKYLGEMDVEIIEAHHNQKKDAPSGTALKAADVISEVLGGREYVYGREGIAPRGREIGIHAVRGGDIVGDHTVLFAGDGERIEIKHQAHSRQAFAGGAVKAALWIGSAKPGVYTMEDILGL
- the pyrI gene encoding aspartate carbamoyltransferase regulatory subunit; this encodes MNEEQELRVKRIENGTVIDHINAGQALNVLKILGIPDSSQGVVSVLLNSPGKFGIKDVVKIENRELNVREVDKIALIAPNATINIIRNFNVSQKKKVHIPTFVEGVVRCVNPNCISNSNEPVTSKFDVSVEESLRLRCTYCGRSISEDIAKHLL
- the pyrB gene encoding aspartate carbamoyltransferase, with the protein product MKFKGHHIISMTSFSRDMIDSILETAERMEPIALGKQRSGLLTGKILAVLFFEPSTRTRMSFETAMYRLGGDVLNLGSVDASSIAKGETLADTIRVVDGYADAIVLRHPKEGAAQLAAEFSTIPILNAGDGAGHHPTQTLLDLYTIKRESRLEGLKIALAGDLKYGRTVHSLCYALSLYGAEITLISPRELRMPEEIISDLEKRGAKVTETDTIEDAINEVDVIYMTRIQKERFPDPAEYEKVANRLKITPELLTDARPELRIMHPLPRVNEIDTGVDETQHACYFKQAFYGVPVRMALLALVLGAIEI
- the hxlA gene encoding 3-hexulose-6-phosphate synthase, whose translation is MQVALDLLETDRAIRIATEALEGGADWIEAGTPLIKSDGMDAIRRLKTAFPERTLVADMKIADTGAMEVEMAAKAGADIVVVLGSADDSTVLEAVRAAKKYGVRIMADLISSPEPVSRSKELERMGVDYINVHAGIDQQMTGRDSLTIMKEVVKEVSIPVAVAGGLDASSCAWAVNAGARIVIVGGNIVRSSDVISSARAVRTSIDAPCSISDSGKSRKDEIRDIFMSVSTPNISDAMHRKGAMQDIFPMLSGKKMVGTAVTVQTFRGDWAKPVEAIDVAGRGDVIVIYNGSRHIAPWGGLATQSCLGKGIAGVVVDGAVRDIDDIRKMDLPVFATCHVPNAGEPKGFGEINSEIVCGNQAVRPGDYIVGDDNGVVVIPRERAYEIARRAKEVEKTEQRLSEEIRRGATLSEVMQLKKWEKH
- a CDS encoding A24 family peptidase C-terminal domain-containing protein → MMELLKVLACMPFLLYACYSDIKSRRVVNEVWVAMFGVCYVFILYDFMTLGMPYLIRNLLTFALIYLFVYVLFYFGAFGGADAKALMVISLIVPTFPAITIAGASLPIQGTPLFDIFAFSVFGNSIILTVVVPIGLFIYNLLHNPLRESLRKPLYMFIGYRTSVSGLGKSHIRMIESYKDTPNGVKFSLARSGTELTSDVIAQLRGHVRAGRMEDSVWVTPGLPFMIPITAGFITAVVFGDLIFYLTIQFLMM